The proteins below are encoded in one region of Apium graveolens cultivar Ventura chromosome 4, ASM990537v1, whole genome shotgun sequence:
- the LOC141719201 gene encoding cytochrome P450 CYP736A12-like yields MILSLAFSFLFLFLGAAFWWILDAKQRKLLPPGPRGLPIVGSLLNLGSLPHRTFHELSKKYGPIMSLRMGSVPSIVVSSPEAAQLFLKTHDSAFAARPQMEAVAHMSYGNNGISFTNGTYWRHVRKFVVQELLAPAKVNSFRGMRRDEVGLVVEEIKKAAVAGEVVNVSDKVGGLIENMTFRFLLGRSKDDRFDLKGIMTEAFTLAGQFNLADFVPSLKPLDLQGLTLKYKETGKKLDAMLELIIEEHEQNLNTGTRTNNRDIVDEMISLSKNDSSVNHQELAKLIDRSSIKSIMIDIITAAIDTSFTSIEWILTELMRHPRAMKKCQEELTCVVGLDRLVEETDLPKLEYLYMVIKEGMRLHPIVPLLGPHEAKEDIVVNGYHIPQKSRIIVNAWAIGRDSKVWGNNALEFIPERFSESKIDLRGRDFELLPFGSGRRGCPGMQLGLLSVQLVLAQLLHCFDWELPHGKSAEDMDMTEQFGLTIPRIEHLLLVPKLRI; encoded by the coding sequence ATGATCCTTTCCTTGGCCTTTTCATTTCTGTTCCTCTTCCTTGGAGCTGCATTCTGGTGGATACTCGACGCCAAGCAGCGTAAGCTACTGCCACCAGGCCCGAGAGGATTACCGATTGTTGGTAGCCTTTTAAATTTGGGTAGCCTTCCCCACCGTACCTTCCATGAGTTGTCCAAGAAGTATGGTCCTATAATGTCTTTACGCATGGGTTCCGTGCCGTCTATAGTTGTCTCGTCTCCTGAGGCTGCTCAACTTTTCCTAAAAACTCATGACAGTGCTTTTGCAGCACGACCACAAATGGAGGCTGTTGCACATATGTCATATGGTAACAATGGCATTAGCTTCACCAATGGTACATACTGGAGGCATGTGAGAAAATTTGTTGTGCAAGAGCTTTTAGCTCCCGCAAAAGTTAATTCTTTCCGAGGGATGAGAAGGGATGAGGTTGGCTTAGTCGTGGAGGAGATCAAGAAAGCTGCGGTCGCTGGTGAGGTGGTGAATGTTAGTGATAAGGTAGGGGGTTTAATTGAAAACATGACTTTTAGGTTCCTTTTAGGACGAAGCAAAGATGATCGATTTGATCTCAAGGGTATCATGACGGAAGCCTTTACTTTGGCTGGACAGTTTAATCTTGCTGACTTTGTGCCCTCCCTAAAGCCACTTGACCTTCAGGGATTGACACTAAAATACAAGGAAACAGGCAAGAAACTTGATGCAATGTTGGAGCTAATTATTGAGGAGCATGAGCAAAATTTGAATACTGGCACTCGTACGAATAATCGTGACATTGTCGATGAAATGATATCTTTGTCTAAAAATGACTCTTCTGTCAACCATCAAGAGCTAGCCAAACTGATTGACAGATCCAGTATCAAGTCTATCATGATCGATATCATTACAGCAGCAATTGACACCTCATTTACATCAATTGAATGGATACTGACAGAGCTAATGAGACATCCAAGGGCAATGAAAAAGTGTCAAGAGGAGCTTACTTGCGTTGTTGGACTTGATAGATTGGTGGAGGAGACGGATTTGCCCAAACTAGAATATTTGTACATGGTTATAAAAGAAGGTATGAGACTACACCCTATAGTACCGTTACTTGGTCCCCACGAAGCTAAGGAGGATATTGTAGTTAATGGATATCATATCCCTCAGAAGTCACGAATAATCGTAAATGCTTGGGCTATAGGACGAGATTCTAAGGTGTGGGGTAACAATGCTCTAGAATTTATTCCAGAGAGGTTTTCTGAGAGTAAAATAGACCTTCGAGGACGTGATTTTGAGCTCTTACCATTTGGTAGTGGTAGAAGAGGGTGTCCTGGTATGCAACTAGGGTTGCTGAGTGTTCAGCTAGTGTTGGCTCAGTTGTTACATTGTTTTGACTGGGAGTTGCCGCATGGGAAATCAGCTGAAGACATGGATATGACTGAGCAGTTTGGGCTAACAATTCCCCGAATCGAGCACTTGCTCTTGGTGCCTAAGCTTCGTATTTAA